In Providencia alcalifaciens, the sequence ATAAGTAAATGCCTCCTGCCCTTTGGGTCTGTTGGTTTTCAGTCCAAATCTTCCAAATAAACCCCGGCTCTTGGTTAATGGATTGTGCTAATCCCTCCATTGCCGCCGTCATCTCTTCACCCCATGGGCCTTGGTATGGGAAATCAACCTGTAAAATTACCTGCATTATTGCCTCCTATTGTTGTTGTTTGATTATCATACTCAGTAAATAGTTTTAAACAGTGATCAATTTGGGGGAATGTCATATAAAAATCTGTCCGATAATCCTAATGCAGTTCTTTAAAATTTAGGTTATGTTGATTTACATAACCTAAATTTTAAGGATGTCTTATGAGTCAGGATGAACAAAGCGAAAATATTCAGCATTGTTTCGCTGAATTTGATGACAACAAATGTGCTGTTTGGAAAGACTTACAGTTGAAACATCAATCTGAAAATGCCAAAGCGCATTGTTATCTCCCTGCAACCAAAGTGGTTCCGGTTATTTTTTTACCTGGCATTATGGGGTCTAACTTACGAAGTAAAACAGATAAAAAATCAATCTGGCGTATTCGCACGAGTAAGCTTGGAATGGCTGCGGATGCACTCGGTTGGCTTTTTACTTCAGGCAATAAACGGAAAAAATTACTCGACCCTGAAACGACAGAAACAGATCCCACTCAAGATGTCGATAAAAATGACAACGAGTCGACTTACTTTGCCAATTCAAGACAGAAAAGAGGATGGGGAAGTGTATTGCAATTTTCGTATGCAGACCCACTCGACAAGTTACAGAAAGAATTACTGGTTTGGGAACAGTATTACAACAAAGCGAAAGGACAGGGATGCGCGACAGCAGACGAAGCCGAGGAATATTTTTCTCAAGAATCAACGTTCAAGTTCATTTTAGATAAAACCCTCACGCCCGAGGATACCAACCCCCTTTCATTTCGTGAAGCGGGCAAATACCGTAATTTGCTGCTTCCGCTTCATGCTTTTGGCTATAACTGGTTACAAGACAATGCCCAATCCGCGCAAGATCTCGGCAAGTACATTGATGAGGTCTTAAAATTATATAGCCCCAAACGCAATGGCGGGATTGGACATGGTCTCGCTTTTGAAGAAGGGCATGAGAAAGTCATTCTGGTGACCCATTCGATGGGGGGCTTGGTATCCCGTTACGCGTCCGAATTATTAGATACGCCCTACAAAGATAAAATTCTGGGCATTGTACATGGGGTGATGCCGGATTTAGGCTCGCCGACTGCCTATAAAATGATGAAGATTGGTGAGCATTCCATGCCGATGGGGTTAGTGCTGGGGATGAGTGCAACTCGTCTTATGTCGGTGTTAGCGCAATCCCCTGCACCGTTACAACTTTTACCCTCTCCGAAATATAACCATGGTCAGCCCTGGATGCGGATTGAAAAAGGCAGTCCTGATGGAGTGACGGATTTATTGCTTCCGCAGAATGGTGACCCATTTAAGGAAATTTATCTTCAAGATGAAGTTTGGTGGCGAATGTATGAACCTGATATTTTAGATAAAGATAAACAAACGATTGGTGATAATTATATAAAATATAGGTCATTAATGAATCAGTGGGTTTTACCTTTCATTCAAAAAATGGAAGGACAATATCACTCTAATACCTATCAATTTTATGGGGCGTATTTTGATGCAAATGATCCGAAAGATTCTCGTCGTTCAGATGAAACGTTGACATGGAAATTACGGGATAAAACCTCGTGGTTATGGGTGTCTGACGATAGTCGAGGGACGGAGGCATATGGTGATAAACGTGAGTATACGTTACTTAAATCCAGCTATGTGTGGAAAAATACCCTGACTGACGATTATGAAGGTGGTGCGGGAGATGGCACAGTACCTAAATATTCCATCAATTTACAGGCAGCTGGGCGATTTAAAGAGATTTTAAAGATGAACGTTGATCATCAGAACGCGTATCAGTTCGCGCCAATGAAAGGGGATGATATTTATGGTGAGGGAGAATTGTCGCCAGCGATAAAATTCACCTTACGCTCTTTATGCCGAATCTTGCAAACGGATGAGGTGAAACCCTAATGAAAAAAGGATTGGTGAGTTTTTTTGGTTTGGTCTTATTGGCGAGTTTAGCGGCTTGCTCTGTACCGAATAAAACGTATTCAACTTCGCTTAATGAAAAGGATTCTGCTGTGATTAATACTCTATTTGATGATGCTCCTAACTATTGTTTAGGTCGTTATACGTTTAATTATCCGAAAGCGTTAACACAAGCACTTTCATCGATGATTAAGATTGATGATATGACGATTGAAAGTCAGTTTATTTATCCTCCTTCGTTTAAACAACGCATTGAGTTACGTGAAGAAGAGTTAAAAAAACAGCGCGTGAGTGAGGAATCGGATGGACCCTTTTTGAAAGATATTATTCGATTAGATAAAGGAATAATTGTTGATGTTAATGAAAAATTTAATACTCCTGATGCATATAGAGTACTAGAAGCGCATGTTTATATTGATAATGTGGCTTTTATTATAAAGACTAAATTTACTGATTTGACGAATGATAAATACAAGGACGAACAAGCAATTTATATTAAATATAATAAGAAAATAACAGATAAACCCCAAAAACTAGCCGCTATGCGATCGTTGATTTCTCGCTTACACGGTCGCCCGAAGAATGAAATTCCGACGGATAAAGGAATTTGTATCCCTTATGGGTTTATTCGTGATGATGGAAAATCGCACCAAGAAGAAATTTCGATGGTTTTTGAAAACCCTCAATTCTATTGGGCTGTTGATATGGATAATACGATAGAAAGTGAAAAAGAAAGTATGTTGGATAGGGCTGATGAAATTAAATCTGTTCTTTCTCAATATGGAGGTAAAACTTTACGAAAAGGAAACGTACAGTTTAATAACGTGGCAGGTGAAGAGTGGTTAACGTTGGGGCGAGATCCCCGCTATGACAATCAATCCGATAAATTTTATTATTTTCAATATTATGCGAATGAGAAAAATATTGGTTATCTGCATCCATCCGTTAGTATATTGATGCATTCGACCAGTAAGGTTGTCCATTATACGGATGAGCAAATGGTTGAAATTTGGGATCGGGTTTTACAGTCATTTAAACTGCGTCCTAACGCGTATTAAGGTTTATGGCGCAATAAATAGGACGTTATTGCGCCGATATATTTTTTAAAGAGTGCTTTGATGTGTATGAAAAAACAGACAATCATTACCTCATTTGGAGCTTTGTTGCTTATAGTGCTGACGGCATGTTCAATACCCAACCGAACTTATTCTTATACACAGAATAAGCAAGATTCTGCTGTGATTAATACCCTGTTTGATGATGCGCCGACCTACTGTTTAGGACGTTATACCTTTAATTACCCAAAAGCGTTAACACAAGCGCTTTCATCGGTGATTAAAATTGATGATATGACGATTGAAAGTCAATTTATTTACCCCCCTTCGTTTAAACAACGTATTGAATTACGAGAGGAAGAATTAAAAAAACAACGTGTGAGTGATGAATCAGATGGACCATTTTTGAAAGATATTGTGCGATTAGATAAAGGGGTTATTTTTGAGCGAAACGAAAGCTATGCTTACCCTGATTCAGCTAGAGAATTAGAGGCGCATGTGTATATTGATAATGTCGCTTTTATAATAAAAACTACATTCCATGATTTATCTGCGAATAAATATATTAAAGATAGGTCATATTATTCTGCAGGTTATCCAATTACAGATAAACCCCAAAAGCTGGCTGCGATGCAATCCTTGATTTCTCGGTTACAGGGGCGTCCAAAGAATGAAATTCCGACGGATAAAGGGATCTGCATTCCTTATGGGTTTATTCGCGATGATGGAAAATCGTACCAAGAAGAAATTTCGATGGTTTTTGAAAACCCGCAATTCTATTGGGCGGTCGATATGGATAACACGATAGAAAGCGAAAAAGAAAGTATGTTGGATAGGGCTGATGAAATTAAATCTGTTCTTTCTCAATATGGGGGTAAAACGTTACGGAAAGGAAACGTTCAATTTAATAACGTGGCAGGTGAAGAGTGGTTAACGTTGGGGCGGGATCCCCGCTATGACAATCAATCCGATAAATTTTATTATTTTCAATATTATGCGAATGAGAAAAATATCGGTTATCTGCATCCATCCGTTAGTATATTGATGCATTCGACCAGTAAGGTTGTCCATTATACGGATGAGCAAATGGTTGAAATTTGGGATCGGGTTTTACAGTCATTTAAACTGCGTCCGAACGCGTATTAAGGTTTATGGCGTAATGAATAGGATGTTATTGCGCCGATATATTTTTTTAAAGAGTGCTTTGATGCGTATGAAAAAACAGACAATCATTACCTCATTTGGAGCTTTGTTGCTTATAGTGCTGACGGCATGTTCAATACCCAACCGAACTTATTCTTATACGCTGAATAAAAAAGATTCCACTGCAATTAATACTCTATTTGATGATGCACCCATCTATTGTTTGGGTCGCTACACTTTCAATTACCCTAAACCGTTAACACAAAATCTTTCTTCCATTATTAAAATTGATGATATGACGATTGAAAGTCAGTTTATTTATCCCCCCTCGTTTAAACAACGCATTGAATTACGGGAAGAAAAATTAAAAAAACAACGTGTGAGCGATGAGTCAGATGGACCGTTTTTGAAAGAGATAATTAGAATAAATGATGGTGTTATCTTTGACAGAAATGAAAGCTATGCTTATCCAGATGCTGCTAGAGAATTAGAAGCGCATGTGTATATTGATAACGTGGCTTTTATCATCACTTCAAAATATAAAGATATTACTAACGATAAATATAAAAATAGGCAAGAAAGATACAAGAAAAATAATAGATTATTTACAGATAGATCACCGAAATTAGTAGCCATGCAATCCTTGATTTCTCGGTTACAGGGGCGTCCAAAGAATGAAATTCCGACGGATAAAGGGATCTGCATTCCTTATGGGTTTATTCGCGATGATGGAAAATCGCACCAAGAAGAAATTTCGATGGTTTTTGAAAACCCGCAATTCTATTGGGCGGTCGATATGGATAATACGATAGAAAGTGAAAAAGAAAGTATGTTGGATAGGGCTGATGAAATTAAATCTGTTCTTTCTCAATATGGAGGTAAAACTTTACGAAAAGGAAACGTACAGTTTAATAACGTGGCAGGTGAAGAGTGGTTAACGTTGGGGCGAGATCCCCGCTATGACAATCAATCCGATAAATTTTATTATTTTCAATATTATGCGAATGAGAAAAATATTGGTTATCTGCATCCATCCGTTAGTATATTGATGCATTCGACCAGTAAGGTTGTCCATTATACGGATGAACAAATGGTTGAAATTTGGGATCGGGTTTTACAGTCATTTAAACTGCGTCCTAACGCGTATTAAGGTTTATGGCGCAATAAATAGGACGTTATTGCGCCGATATATTTTTTAAAGAGTGCTTTGATGTGTATGAAAAAACAGACAATCATTACCTCATTTGGAGCTTTGTTGCTTATAGTGCTGACGGCATGTTCAATACCCAACCGAACTTATTCTTATACACAGAATAAGCAAGATTCTGCTGTGATTAATACTCTGTTTGATGATGCACCCACCTATTGTTTGGGTCGCTACACCTTCAATTATCCTAAATCTTTAACACAAAATCTTTCTTCCATTATTAAAATTGATGGTATGACGATTGAAAGTCAATTTATTTACCCCCCTTCGTTTAAGCAGCGCATTGACCTGCGTGAAGATGCGTTGAAAAATAAAAGAGTTATCGATTCATCTGATTCCCCTTTTTTGAAAGAAGTAATTAAGTTAGATAATGGAGTTATATTCGATAGTAACGAAAATGCTACAACACCAGATTTTGGTCGAGTTTTAGAAGGTCATGTTTATATTGATAATGTAGCTTTCATTATTAAAACTGAAATAAGGGATGTATCGAGTCCTAAATATAAAAATATGCAGGTAAGGGATCAGAAATATAATATACCTATTAGTGATAAACCTCAGAAACTAGCAGCAATGCAATCCCTGATTTCTCGGTTACAGGGGCGACCAAAGAATGAAATTCCGACGGATAAAGGGGTCTGCATTCCTTATGGGTTTATTCACGATGATGGAAAATCGCACCAAGAAGAAATCTCGATGGTTTTTGAAAACCCTCAATTCTATTGGGCTGCCGATATGGATAATACGATAGAAAGTGAAAAAGAAAGTATGTTGGATAGGGCAGATGAAATTAAATCTGTTCTTTCTCAATATGGGGGTAAAACGTTACGAAAAGGAAACGTACAGTTTAATAATGTAGCAGGTGAAGAGTGGTTAACGTTGGGGCGAGACCCGCGTTATGACAATCAATCCGATAAATTTTATTATTTTCAATATTATGCGAATGAGAAAAATATTGGTTATCTGCATCCATCCGTTAGCATATTGATGCATTCGACCAGTAAGGTTGTTCATTATACGGATGAGCAAATGGTTGAAATTTGGGGCCGTGTATTGCAGTCATTTAAACTGCGTCCTAACGCGTATTAAGGTTTTTAATTAACCTCATTAAGATGTAGGAGTGAATGGCATTTTAGTAAATGATGAACTCATTTCTTTATGCTCTTTCGCTTTCCTGCCTCAAACGCTTCCAACGTCATCAGCCGTGCCTGCTTATGGTCAACAATCGGGGTTGGGTAGCTCAGAGAGACTTGGTGAGATTCAGCCCATGTGTGGGGTTCGTGAATAAATTTCTCGGGAACATCGCGAAGTTCGGGAAGCCACTCGCGGATAAACGTGCCCTGTGGGTCGAATTTTTTCCCCTGAGTGGTTGGGTTAAAAATACGGAACCAAGGCGAGGCATCAACCCCCGTTGACGCTGACCACTGCCAGCCGCCATTATTTGCCGCCAAAGTGCCATCGATTAGCTGGCTCATAAAGTAGTGCTCCCCTTTACGCCAATCGACCAGCAAATCTTTGACTAAAAAACTTGCCACAATCATCCGTAGCCGGTTATGCATCCAGCCTGTTTGGTTGAGCTGGCGCATGGCGGCATCTACTATCGGGTAGCCTGTTTGCCCGTTTTTCCATGCCGAAAATACAGCATCATCAGGGTTCCATTGAATATGCTGCGTCCATTCAATAAACGGTTGGTGACGACAAAGGCGCGGAAAAGCGACCAATAGATGACTATAAAATTCTCGCCAAATTAATTCATTTAGCCAGCTAAAACCGCCACTTTCTTGGGAGTCAAAAACCTGCGGGTTCTCCGCCAATAAGCGATTCACACATTGGCGAGGCGAAAGCACCCCAAGGGCTAAATAGGGGGATAATTGGCTAGTACCATCAATGGCGGGAATATCTCGGTCGCGTTGGTAATCTTGTACGCGCTCGCTGCAAAACTGCCGTAACTTCGCTAATGCAGCTTGTTCTCCGGCAATAAATTGCGGTGAAATTTCAACGAATTGGTGAGCAAAAAGTGGAGGTGTATTTTCAATGGCTAATACGGCTCCCCGTGGTTTGGGGGCGGGAAACGAGCGAAAATCACTCATCAACAATTGGCTCAAAAAGGCGCGGCGAAACGGGGTATAGACTTGGTACATATCCCCTTTTTGCGTCGTCACTGAACCCGGCGGAAGTAATAGTGCATCATCATAGGTGAAAACATTCAGATGTTGCGCCTGCTGGCGTAACTGTTCATCCCGCAAGCGCTCATTTAACTCGTACTGGTGATTGAAATATAACCCTGTGGCATTTTGCTGCTGGGCAAAATCTAGCAACCATTTAACGGAATCCGCAAAGGTCGCTGTGGTATGGCAAATCAGGGGAATACCTCGTTTCGCTAAAGCGTGTTGTAGCTCCACCAGGTTTTGATGTAAGAAGGCAATTTGCCTTGGTGATACATGGTGAGCTGCCCACTGTTCTGGCGTCGCAATATAGACGCCAATCACAGTGGCAGTAGGATCCTCACAAGCAAAGGTAAGCGCTTTATTATCGGTGACTCGTAGATCGTTGCGAAACCAAACTAAGTGACAAGCCGACATCGCTTTCCTCGCTGTTTTTTTAAGGGTTAATCTAATTTTGGGTGCTGGTTGATTAGCGATTGACGCTGTTTTTCCAGCTCGGCAATTTGTTGCTCGATATCTTCAACTTTTTGTTCGATATTGTCAAAATGCTCGGTCAAAATTTCTTTTGCTTCTGCTTTATCTGAGGCCGCCGGTGTTGCACCACGTAGTGGTTTATTGGCCGTTTCTGGCATTCTAATACCGGTATACAGACCAATTAATGCAATGACTATCAGATAATATGCAGGCATATACAAGTCATTAGTGGCTTCAACTAACCATGCCGCCGCCGTTGGTGTTGCACCCGCAATTAATACCGAAATATTAAAGGCGATGGCTAATGCACTATAACGAATATGGGTAGGGAAAATAGCCGGTAAAATCGATGCCATCACCCCTGTAAAGCAGTTGAGCAATACCGCAAGAATCAACAATCCGACAAAAATTAAGCCAACAGAGCCGCTATTAATCATCATAAATGCGGGGTAAGCCAACACAATTAACCCCACGCTGCCCATGATCACAAAAGGTCGGCGACCAATTTTGTCACTGGTTAAACCAATGATTGGCTGAACAAACAGCATACCAATCATAATGGCGATAATAATCAACACACCGTGGTCGGTCGAGTAGTTCAAATTATGGGACAAATAGCTCGGCATATAGGTCAGCAGCATATAGTACGTCACGTTAGTGGCGATAACTAAGCCGACACAAATCATCAAGCTTTTCCAATACTTAGATGCAACTTCACGGAAAGAGACTTTCGGTGGATTCTGGATATTGGCTTTTTCTTGCTGCTCTAAGCTTTCAATATGTTGCTGGAATGCGGGGGTTTCTTCCAATGAATGACGTAAATAGAGACCGATAATACCTAGCGGTAAGGCTAAGAAGAACGGAATTCTCCATCCCCAATCGTGGAAGTTAGCTTCACCGACAAGGCTTGAAATTAGCACAACGACACCCGCACCCATCACAAAACCTGCGATAGAACCGAAGTCTAACCAGCTACCCATAAAGCCCCGCTTACGGTCAGGGGAATATTCAGCAACAAAGATAGCTGCACCAGAATATTCACCACCCACGGAGAAACCTTGAGCCAGTTTAGCGAGCAGTAATAAGATAGGCGCCCAAATACCAATTCTCTCGTATGATGGGATCAGACCGATACAGAAGGTACTGATTGCCATAATAATAATGGTCATGGACAACACTTTTTGTCGGCCGTATTTATCCCCGAGAATACCGAAGACAACGCCACCAAGGGGTCTAACCAAGAAAGGCACGGAGAAGGTGGCTAACGCCGCAATCATCTGAACGCTCGGTGATGCGCCCGGAAAGAAGACCTGACCCAGTACATAGGCTAAGAAGCCGTAAACACCGAAGTCGAACCATTCCATCGCATTACCCAGCGAAGCCGCGGTGATTGCTTTTTTCAATTTTCCATCATCAATAATTGTAATATCGTTGATATTTAATGGTTTTTCTTTTTTCTTTCTGATCTTCATGGAACCATCCTCTTATTTGAATTTTAAGATGTGGGTTTCCCGATCCGATTTGCTCGGACAATCTGCAAATAATGAAAATTAGTATGGATAATTAAATGCAGTATCTAAACTAATTGAATGGAAATTTATTGATTAATAAGCTTGTTGAATAAGCTATATCAAGTTTTTATAACGAAGTGTATTGATAGGGAAATACTGATTTATTGTGTTTTTAAAATAAAGCAAAAATATCACCTTTAGATAGTCAAATATGATTCAATAATACAATAATATCGACAAAATGTAAAATGTGGTGGTTTGTGTTGATTGTTTTTTATTAATTGGTGGGTTATACCATGGGGGTAAACTAATACAGATAAGGGAAATGCAATGAATGAGGCAATAAAAATTTCATCTATTCATATCTACCATCCTGAAAATATTAGGAATAACCAATATTATTTTGATAAGTATCCAAATCTCAAAAATTTACCGGAATTATTGAATAATTTTGGGCAGAGGCAGCGATATATCACGAGCCAGCCTGATGAAAATGCGTTGACGATGTCGATTAATGCATTAGCTCCAATGAGTGATAAGGATATCGATGTTTTGATATTTGCCTCAACGACGATGGAATATTTGTCACCACTTAATGCCCTATATTTACATCATCATTTAGCCTTAAAAAATGAGTGTGTATGTATTGATATTAACGGTAATTGCCTCGGCATGTTAATGGCGTTAGAGCAGGCTGCAATCATACTAAAGATGAAAAAAACAGCTAAAAAAGCCCTTGTTGTTGCCTCGGACCATCTTTCAAATCTATGTAATCAAAATGAGCTATTCCCATCGGTTCTCTTTGGGGATGCAGCAGTTGCTATGACATTAGAAAAAGTACAAAACGGCACAAGCTCTGGTTTGATGGATAGCTTTTATTATACGGATTCGAATTTTTGCCGGGAGACCCGTTTTCCTAAGCATGGTTTTTCACAGAGCCAAAATATGCAAGATGAGAAAATTTACTGGGGTAAATTTACAACAAAAGAGTGTTTGCCTCATGCTATTTATCACATTGACAAATTATTAAAAAATAATGGGTTAACTATTGATGATATAAGTTGTTTTTTCTTTTCTCAGGTAGTGAAAAGCAATATTTCAGAATTGGCAGAAGCATTAAATATTCCTAATAAAAAAATAGAATATATTGCGGATGAATATGGTTATACAGGGGCAACCAGCCCATTTATTGCTTATTATTGCCGCCAGAAAAAGAATTTACTCCGTGATGACGATATTGTCTTATTTTGGACGTTAGGTGCAGGTTATCAATTCGGAATCGTTCTTTGGAAAATATAAAGAGATTTATGATTTTCGATGCGCGCAAAATAAACGGGATTTTGCAGGGTTGTTCATAACTGAAACTAACCATCTTTTTACGACCTTAAATTTGTCCTGTTATCTCATTCTTCTTTCGATATTCGCGGAGGAATATCTTGTTCTGTTTTTGAATGCATCGCATCGGTAGGAATGGTGAATTGATTTAGTTAGAATCGAATAGATATTATTAAGTGTATTTGAAAATCAGCACCGCCTGTTAAATATGTCATTGTTAACAAAAATACATTGAATTTAATCCGACTTAAAAAGAGTGCCATTATGAAAAAACAGAGTATTGCATCCTATATTGCGAAAGTACTGGATAACGCAGGTGTTAAGCGCATCTGGGGAGTCACTGGGGACTCATTAAACGGTTTAACGGATAGTTTACGTAAACAAGGGGCAATTGAATGGCTAGGTACCCGTCATGAAGAAGTGGCTGCATTTGCCGCGGGCGCAGAAGCGCAACTGACGGGCGAGTTAGCGGTGTGTGCGGGTTCTTGTGGACCCGGTAATATGCACTTAATCAACGGATTGTATGATTGCCATCGTAACCGTGTACCTGTATTAGCCATTGCAGCACATATCCCATCGAGTGAAATTGGGAGTAACTATTTTCAAGAAACACACCCAACAGAACTGTTTCGCGAATGCAGCCACTATTGTGAGATGGTGACTAACCCGGAACAAATTCAACAAGTTTTGGGTATTGCAATGCGTAAAGCGATCTTGAATAAAGGCGTTTCTGTTGTGGTTATTCCGGGGGATATTGCCCTGAAAGATGCACCAGAATCGGCGAAAGAAGCATGGTATCAGCCACAAGCACCTTTGATCATGCCTCAGCGTCCTGAAATTGAAAAACTAGCAGAAGCATTGAATCAGTCAGAAAACATCACGTTGTTCTGCGGTAATGGCTGTGCTGGCGCTCATGATGAAGTGGTGAAACTGGCAGAAACCTTGAATGCACCAGTGGTACATGCGTTGCGTGGTAAAGAGCATATTGAGTGGGATAACCCAAATAGTGTGGGAATGACAGGGTTAATCGGTTTCTCATCTGGCTACCACGCAATGATGAATGCGGATACCGTTGTGTTGCTAGGTACCCAATTTCCGTATCGTCCGTTCTACCCAACAGACGCAAAAATTATTCAAATAGACCTGAATGCTGGCAGCTTAGGATCCCATTGCCATATTGATATGGGGCTTATCGGGGATATTAAAGCGACATTGACCGCCTTACAGCCACATTTAACGGCGAAACAGAATCGCAAACATTTAGATGGCGCATTGAAGCACTATGCCGAGGCGCGTAAAGGACTGGATGATTTGGCTAAGCCGGGTCATGAAGGGCTTATTCATCCACAATATTTAGCCACTAAGCTGAGCGAGCTGGCGAATGACGACACAATTTTTACCTGCGATGTGGGCACACCAACGGTGTGGGCTGCACGTTACTTAAAAATGAACGGTAAACGTCGTCTGATCGGTTCGTTTAACCATGGTTCGATGGCAAACGCAATGCCACAAGCGATTGGTGCGCAAGCGGTTGATAAAAATCGCCAAGTGGTTGCGATGTGTGGCGATGGCGGTTTCAGTATGTTGATGGGTGACTTTATCTCGCTGTCACAGATGAAATTACCAGTGAAAATTATCATTCATAACAACGGCGTGCTGGGCTTTGTGGCGATGGAAATGAAGGTTGCTGGCTTTATGACTGCGGGCACCGATTTACAGAATCCAAACTTTGCGGCGATTGCCAATGCGGCAGGTATCAAAGGCATTCGTGTTGAGAAAAGTGAAGATCTGGACGGTGCGCTGAAAGAAGCTTTTGCCCATGATGGTCCAGTTGTTGTGGATGTCTTGACGGCGAAGCAAGAACTTTCAATGCCTCCGGAAATTGAAGCGCAAGAAGCCAAAGGTTTTAGCTTATATATGTTGAAGGCAATTATGAGCGGTCGCGGTGATGAAGTGGTGCAATTGGTGAAAACTAACTGGTTGCGTTAATCACTATCTAATCGAGTAGCTCCCTAAAATTAGTATCATAAATAAATCCCCAATTCGGCGTACTGAATTGGGGATTTTTATTTAATAGCCCGCAGCGGATTGGCTGCGCCAAAGGTGGGCGGCAACCAATGCTCGCCATGGTGTAAATTGGGCTAGCCATTGTTGGGTTTCTTTCGCGGACGGTTG encodes:
- the proP gene encoding glycine betaine/L-proline transporter ProP; the encoded protein is MKIRKKKEKPLNINDITIIDDGKLKKAITAASLGNAMEWFDFGVYGFLAYVLGQVFFPGASPSVQMIAALATFSVPFLVRPLGGVVFGILGDKYGRQKVLSMTIIIMAISTFCIGLIPSYERIGIWAPILLLLAKLAQGFSVGGEYSGAAIFVAEYSPDRKRGFMGSWLDFGSIAGFVMGAGVVVLISSLVGEANFHDWGWRIPFFLALPLGIIGLYLRHSLEETPAFQQHIESLEQQEKANIQNPPKVSFREVASKYWKSLMICVGLVIATNVTYYMLLTYMPSYLSHNLNYSTDHGVLIIIAIMIGMLFVQPIIGLTSDKIGRRPFVIMGSVGLIVLAYPAFMMINSGSVGLIFVGLLILAVLLNCFTGVMASILPAIFPTHIRYSALAIAFNISVLIAGATPTAAAWLVEATNDLYMPAYYLIVIALIGLYTGIRMPETANKPLRGATPAASDKAEAKEILTEHFDNIEQKVEDIEQQIAELEKQRQSLINQHPKLD
- a CDS encoding 3-oxoacyl-ACP synthase III family protein, with the protein product MNEAIKISSIHIYHPENIRNNQYYFDKYPNLKNLPELLNNFGQRQRYITSQPDENALTMSINALAPMSDKDIDVLIFASTTMEYLSPLNALYLHHHLALKNECVCIDINGNCLGMLMALEQAAIILKMKKTAKKALVVASDHLSNLCNQNELFPSVLFGDAAVAMTLEKVQNGTSSGLMDSFYYTDSNFCRETRFPKHGFSQSQNMQDEKIYWGKFTTKECLPHAIYHIDKLLKNNGLTIDDISCFFFSQVVKSNISELAEALNIPNKKIEYIADEYGYTGATSPFIAYYCRQKKNLLRDDDIVLFWTLGAGYQFGIVLWKI
- the poxB gene encoding ubiquinone-dependent pyruvate dehydrogenase; the encoded protein is MKKQSIASYIAKVLDNAGVKRIWGVTGDSLNGLTDSLRKQGAIEWLGTRHEEVAAFAAGAEAQLTGELAVCAGSCGPGNMHLINGLYDCHRNRVPVLAIAAHIPSSEIGSNYFQETHPTELFRECSHYCEMVTNPEQIQQVLGIAMRKAILNKGVSVVVIPGDIALKDAPESAKEAWYQPQAPLIMPQRPEIEKLAEALNQSENITLFCGNGCAGAHDEVVKLAETLNAPVVHALRGKEHIEWDNPNSVGMTGLIGFSSGYHAMMNADTVVLLGTQFPYRPFYPTDAKIIQIDLNAGSLGSHCHIDMGLIGDIKATLTALQPHLTAKQNRKHLDGALKHYAEARKGLDDLAKPGHEGLIHPQYLATKLSELANDDTIFTCDVGTPTVWAARYLKMNGKRRLIGSFNHGSMANAMPQAIGAQAVDKNRQVVAMCGDGGFSMLMGDFISLSQMKLPVKIIIHNNGVLGFVAMEMKVAGFMTAGTDLQNPNFAAIANAAGIKGIRVEKSEDLDGALKEAFAHDGPVVVDVLTAKQELSMPPEIEAQEAKGFSLYMLKAIMSGRGDEVVQLVKTNWLR